One Maribacter cobaltidurans genomic window carries:
- a CDS encoding heparan-alpha-glucosaminide N-acetyltransferase domain-containing protein: MDKRSTRLFFIDAIRAWAILMMLQGHFIDGLLDPIYRDSSNTVYTIWKYFRGITAPVFFTVSGFIFTYLLIKVPQTGWNNPRVKKGIKRGLQLLFFGYLLRSNLFGLFKGEIYSSFLLVDVLHCIGLSILSIIAMYLLTTKLNKWLFPLVLLSCTLVLFIFEPIYKGFDYNGLPIWLANYFTKANGSVFTIIPWLGYATVGAFISIIFSRFKENNYLYPVAIPVFAVSGIVLMWLSSPLFDLLYSITGLQLFFDISSNNYLFIRLGDVLVVFSIFMLFRRFLTNQTGLRLGQSTLSIYIIHFIILYGSFTGFGLYRFFHHSLGPWPTVLGALGFMLICSYLALKFEDHKPWIKEGFNRFICILRLQTERFAVVSFNILRTLTYRLVQLLGLQKN, translated from the coding sequence ATGGACAAACGGAGTACAAGGTTGTTTTTTATAGACGCTATTAGGGCTTGGGCTATTTTAATGATGCTTCAAGGCCATTTTATAGATGGGCTGCTAGACCCCATCTATCGGGATAGTTCCAATACCGTGTATACTATATGGAAATATTTTAGGGGGATAACGGCACCGGTATTTTTTACGGTTTCGGGATTTATCTTCACTTATCTGCTAATAAAGGTTCCACAGACAGGCTGGAATAATCCTCGGGTAAAAAAAGGAATCAAAAGAGGATTGCAATTATTGTTCTTTGGCTATCTACTACGATCGAATCTTTTTGGGCTTTTCAAAGGGGAAATTTACAGCTCCTTTTTATTGGTAGATGTTCTGCATTGCATCGGGCTTTCCATCTTGAGTATCATTGCTATGTACCTCCTCACGACAAAATTGAACAAATGGTTATTTCCATTGGTTCTTCTGTCATGTACCCTAGTACTCTTTATTTTTGAACCGATATACAAGGGATTTGATTATAATGGTCTCCCAATATGGCTTGCCAATTATTTCACAAAGGCCAATGGTTCCGTATTTACCATAATACCTTGGTTGGGCTATGCTACCGTAGGCGCATTTATATCAATTATTTTCTCAAGATTTAAGGAAAACAACTATTTATATCCTGTTGCCATACCCGTGTTTGCCGTAAGCGGAATTGTATTGATGTGGCTTTCCTCCCCATTGTTTGACCTCTTGTACAGCATCACCGGCCTACAGTTATTCTTTGATATTTCATCCAATAATTATTTGTTTATCAGACTAGGGGATGTTTTGGTAGTATTCTCCATTTTTATGCTATTTAGGCGCTTTTTAACCAACCAAACAGGACTACGTCTTGGTCAAAGTACATTATCCATTTATATCATCCACTTTATAATCCTTTATGGAAGTTTTACCGGGTTTGGACTCTACCGCTTTTTCCATCATTCCTTGGGCCCATGGCCGACAGTTTTAGGAGCCTTAGGTTTCATGTTGATCTGTTCCTATTTAGCCCTAAAATTTGAGGACCATAAACCGTGGATAAAGGAAGGTTTCAATCGATTCATCTGTATTCTTAGACTTCAAACCGAACGCTTTGCCGTTGTAAGTTTTAATATACTTAGAACGTTGACCTATCGATTGGTTCAGTTATTGGGATTACAGAAAAATTAA